Below is a window of Streptomyces genisteinicus DNA.
CTCCCCTCGACCGCCCGGTCGGCGATCGTGAAGCTCGACGCCTCGGCGCGGCCCGTGTAGTAGCGGCCGACGATCTCCTCGTCGATCGTGCCCTCCACGTCGGCCGTCAGCTGGGAGACGGCGCTCGCCAGCTCGCGCAGATCGCTGCCGATTGCGTCCACCAGCGCCTGACAGGCCTCGGGGGTCGCCGACCTGCCGAGCGCCCTGAACTCCTGTCGCACGAACGTCAGACGCTCGGCGGGCTTCGTGGTCTTCGGACAGGCGACCTCCCGCGCCCCCGCCTTGCGGGCGGCGTCCAGCAGGCCCTTGCCCTTCGCCCCGCCGGGGTGCAGCAGGACGAGGGTGATCTCCTCGACCGGCGAACCGAGGTACGCCTTCACGTCCTTGACCGTGTCGGAGGAGAGGTCCTGTGCGTTGCGGACGATCACGACTTTGCGCTCGGAGAAGAGCGATGGGCTGGTCAGCTCCGCGAGCGTGCCGGGCTGGAGCTGGTCCGCGGTGAGGTCGCGTACGTCGGTGTCGGCGTCGGCCGCCCGTGCGGCGGCCACCACCTGCTGCACGGCACGGTCGAGCAGCAGGTCCTCCTGGCCCACGGCGAGCGTGACAGGGGCGAGCGGATCGTCGGTCGAACTGTTCCTGGCCATCGCGGTCAAGCATCCCACGGGGCGCCGACAGCCCCGCCCGGGACGTCAGTGCGCCTCACGCCAGCCGTCCCAGCCGGCCACGTACTCGTCCAGGGCGCCCGCGTCCAGCAGCCCCTCCGGATCCTCGACGACCACCAGCCACTGGGCGTCCTCGGCGTCGTCCTCGCCCGCCAGCGCGTCCCGCACGAGGCGGGGCTCGTCCGGCACGGCGAAGTGGTCGCCGAGGGTCTCGGCGACCTCTTCGGCGGCGTCCCGGTCGGGGAGCACCAGCACATGTCTCACATCGTCCACGGCCACATTGTGCCGTCCGGTCACACCCCGGCCGCACCCGCGCGGACGCCGGGGAACACCGCAGCCCGCGGCACCTCGCCGAAGTCCAGCCCGAAGTGCTCCCGGTAGGCGTCGAGGACCTCCTGGTCCCCGTCCAGCATCCGCTCGTCGCGCCGCCCGTGGACCGTCCTCACCAGCTTGCGGCCCGACAGGGTGACCCTGCCGTCCTCCGTGAACCGCGAGCAGACCAGCGAGGCGGTGAAGTGCGAGGACGGCGACGTGCGGTGATACCAGCAGGCCGCGCCGAACTCGGCCAGCTCGCGCGGCCGGAGGTCGACCCTCAGCTCCGGCCTGCCGTCCCGCAGGACGTCGACGTCTCCGTGATCCGGCGCCTCGACGACGCGGAAGGCCCCGGACGGATCGGTCTGGTCCGCTCTCCCTTCCAGCAGCAGCGGGTAGCGGGCGTGGTCGCCGAAGCCGACGTCGGCCAGCCACGGGCCGCCGCCGTCCGCCGTCTCCACCCGCAGCGTCAGATGGTCGAACGGGATGCCCAGCCGGCCGTCCCGGCCGAAGACACGCGCCTGGTGCAGCGTCACCCGGAAGCCGAGGGAGCGGAGCAACGCGGCGAACGCGCCGTTGAGTTCGTAGCAGAAGCCGCCTCTGCGGGCGTCCACGATCTTGGCGACCAGCCGGTCCTCGGTGAGGACCACCTCCTCTCCGAGGTGCACGGACAGGTTCTCGAACGGCACGGTCAGCAGGTGCCGTTGCTGGAGCTCGCGGAGCGCGTCCGCGTCGGCCCGCCGGGGCCGCGCGGCCCCGATGCGGTCGAGGTAGGCGTCCGTCTCACGCGACGACAGCTCGTGCGCCGGCGCCATCAGGTACCCGGCGGGGCCGCCGGGAGCGGTCGCGGCCCGGGCCGGGTCCTCCCCGCCCTCCGGGGCGTCCGGGTCCGGGACGTCCGGGGCGTCCCGGTCCGGCTGGGGAGCCTGCGCCGGGTGCGCGGAGTGCGGCGGAGGGGGCTGCGACGGGTCGTCGGGCTGCGGATGGGCTGCGGTCTCCATGGCAGCAGTCTCCTCGGCTGACGGCCCCCGCACCATGCGCTCCCGTCACAGCACGGGGCGGGCAGGCCGGCAGCTCATGCCACGAGGGCTGCCCGCTCAGGGCGGGCGTCGCCCGGCCCCCGACTCCCCCGGCCCGGCCGCGGCTCATGCGGGCGTCCGGCGTCCGGGCCCGCAGCGGCTCAGGGCGGGCGTCCCCCGCTGGTGGTGACGCCGAGCCGTTTCCCCGCGCCCGTGACGGCGAGGGAACCGTGCAGGTCGGTGCGCAGGACCGTCGCGCCCACGGAGCGCAGCAGCGCCACCGTGCGCGGTGAGGGGTGGCCGTACGGGTTGTCCCGGCCGCAGGAGATCAGGGCGACGCGCGGCCCGACGCCGGCCAGGAGTGCCGGATGCTGGTAGGCGGAGCCGTGGTGCGCCACCTTGAGCACATCGACCCGGGGCAGCACCGGACGGGCGCGTGTCAGCGCTCGTTGCGCGGGGGGCTCCAGATCGCCGAGCAGCAGCAACGACAGGCCGCCCGCCGCCCGCACGCGCAGGGTCACGCTCGCGTCGTTCGGTTCCTCGGGCAGCGCGCCCGCTCCCGCGACGGGCCAGATCACCTCCCACTCGACGCCGCCGGTGCGCCTCCGCTCCCCCGCTGCCGCCCGCACCACGGGAACGCCCGCCCCGGCGGCCACGCGCCGTACGAACTCCGCCTGCCCGGCGGGCTCCTCCAGCGCGGTCGTCTGCACAGCCCCCACCCTCCTGCCCCGCAGCACGCCGGGCAGCCCGGCGACGTGATCGGCGTGGAAATGTGTGACGACCAGCAACGGGACGCGGGTGACGCCGAGTTCCCGCAGGCACCGGTCGACCGGCTCGGGATCGGGGCCCGCGTCCACGACGACGGCGGCCCCCTCCCCTGCGGACAGCACCGTCGCGTCGCCCTGGCCCACGTCGCACATCACGTACGCCCAGTCCGGCGGCGGCCAGCCCGTGACGACGCGGGTCAGCGGTGCCGGGCGGAGCACGACCAGGAGCAGCAGCAGTGCACCCACCGCACCCGCGACCGGATGCCGGGGGGTGCGGCGCACCAGGAGCAGCACGATGCCGGTGACAGCGGCGAGCAGCAGTCCTCCGGGCCAGCCGCCCGGCCAGTCCACCGTCGCGCCGGGCAGTGACGCCCCGCCCCGGGCGACGGACGCGATCCAGCCGACGGGCCAGCCCGCCACCCGTGCCAGGAACTCGGCGGCCGGCATCGCGGCCGGGGCGATCGCCAGTGCCGCGAAGCCGAGCACGGTGGCCGGCGCGACCGCCAGTTCGGCCACGAGGTTGCACGGGACGGCGACCAGGCTGACACGGGCGGCGAAGACCGCCACCACCGGTGCGCACACGGCCTGGGCGGCGGCGGACGCCGCGAGCGCCTCCGCGAGCCGGGGCGGCACTCCGCGCCGGTCCAGCGCGGCGCTCCAGCGGGGAGCGATCGTCAGGAGGGAGCCGGTGGCGAGCACCGAGAGCAGGAACCCGTAACTGCGGGCCAGCCGTGGGTCGCAGAGCACCAGCAGCAGGACGGCCGCCGCGAGCGCCGGCAGCAGGGAGCGGCGCCGGCCCGTGCCGAGGGCGAGCAGGGTCACCAGCCCGCAGGCGGCCGCCCGCAGGACGCTCGGCTCGGGACGGCAGACGACCACGAACGCGAGGGTGAGCGCGCCCCCGGTCAGCGCCGTGCCGCGCAGGGTGATGCCCAGCCGAGGCGCGAGACCCCCGCGTTCGGCCCGCAGGGCACGGCCCGGCGGACCGATCAGCAGGACGAGGACAATGGTGAGGTTGCTTCCGGAAACGGCGAGCAAATGCGTGAGATCGGTGGCCTCGAATGCCTTCCGGAGGTCGGCGGTCAGCCGGGAGGTGTCGCCGACGACAAGGCCCGGCAGCAGTGCCCGCGCGTCCGGGGGCAGCCCTTCCGTGGCGTCGCGCAGGCCCTCCCGCAGCCCGCCGGCGACCCGCTGCACGGTGGACGGAGGACCGGTGACGCGGGGCGGTCCGGAGCCGTACGGGCGCAGGACGGCGGCGAAGCGGTCGTCGGGGCGCATCGGGGGTGCGAGGGTGCCCGACAGCCGGAGCCCGGTGGAGGGCAGCAGGCGCTGCCACGGGCCCTCGGTGCTCCGGGCGGACAGCAGGACCAGGAGCGGGGTCCGCACCTCGGTGACCGCTCCTCCCGGCGCCGTCACCCTGGTCGCCAGGACGTCGAGAGCGATGCTCCCGGGCGAGGTGCGGTGACCGGTGACCTGGGGGCCGGTGGGGCGCGGGTCGGACACCACCGTGGCGTCCACCGTGACATGAGCGCGCTGGCCCGCCAGTCCGGGCAGCGGCCCGCGGCGCGCCTCCGCCGCGTGGAGCCCGGCCGTGGTCGCTCCGGCGGCCGCGCAGAGCAGCGCCGCCGCCGCGGCCGTGCCGGTGCCGGACCCCGCCAGGCGAAGGAGCCCGCGGCGGACGGCGGGCCGATGCGGACAGGTGCCGCTCACGGCCCGTCGGCGGGATCGGCGGGAGACGAGCAGCAGCGCGGCCGCGCCCGACAGGCAGACGGCGACTCCGGCAGCGGTCCATCCGCCCGGTGCCCCGAGGGCGAGGGCGGCCGCAGCCCATGCCGCCACGGCCGGCGGCACGAGGCGCAGGTCGGCGGGGCCCTCCTCTCTGGGGTCCGATGCGCCGAGCCGCCCGCCGGCGCCCGCGTGCACCCGGGCACGGGGAGGAGCCGCGCCCGGATCGACGGCGGGCACCGGGTCACCTGCGGTGCCCGGGCCTGCCCCGTGAGGGGTGGCCGGACCCTGCCCGGTGCCCGGAGGCTGTTCGGGCGGGATCACGGTCGCACCCGGTTGCGCAGGTCCGCGAAGCGGCGGTCTCCGATGCCGTTGACCTCGCGGAGTTCGTCGACGGATCGGAATCCGCCGGTGCGGGTGCGGTGGTCCACGATGTGCTGGGCGAGCACCGGGCCCACCCCGGGCAGCGTCTCCAGCTGCGCGGCGGTCGCGGAGTTCAGGCTGACCGGGGCCGCGGGCGCCCCGGCGGCCGTGCCCGCGGAGGCGGCCGGGGCGCCCGCGGCGAACGCCGTCCCCGGAAGGCCGACCACGACATGCTCGCCGTCGGTGAGGACGCGTGCACGGTTGAGACCGGTGAGGTCGGTGCCCCGCTCCGCTCCCCCGGCCGCGGCCAGGGCGTCCTCCACCCGCGCCCCGGCGGGAAGCCGCAGTACACCCGGCCGGCGCACCGTGCCGCTGACGTCCACCACGATGCGCGCGCCGGTACCGGGTGACGCCATGTCCGGTCCGGCCGTGTCCGGCGAAGGGTCGGGCGCGACCGGGGTGTCCTCCGCGACCGCGGCGGCGACGGCTTCGCGCCCGACCACCTCGGGCACGGCCACCTGCTGCGGGCGGCCGCTCCAGAAGTGCTGGGCGGCGAAGAGGGCCGCGGCGGCGAGGACGACCCCCAGGGCGGCGAGTGTGCGCCGCTCCAGGCCGCAGTGGAGCCGGACCCACAGCGGGAGGCGGTCCCGCGCCGCCTGCCGCAGCCGGGACGCACGGGTCGGCCCGTGGCCGTCCTCCGGCACGGGCGGCTCCCCCGGCACGTGCCGTTCGTCCGGCAGGCCGCCGTACGGCGGCCCTCCCGCCGCGGCGGGCTCCGGCGTGCCGTCGCTCCCGTCGTGGCCGGCCCGCAACGAAGGAGGCCGCTCCGGCCACGCAGAACTCCCCCTCGGCCCGCCCCCGGAACCCGCGTCCGCTGCCGTGCCCGGGTGGCCTCGCAGGGCCCCCGCGTCCGGCAGCGGTAGTCCACCGGCTCCGTCGCTCCCGGCCGGCCCCGCCCCCGGGACCGGATCTCCGCGCCCGCGCCCTTCGCCGGGACCGGACCCTTCCGCCTCAGCGGCCCCGGCGTCCGCTCGCGGCAGGAAGAGCGCGTCCGCACGGCGTCGCACGGCATCGGCCGCGCCGTCGCCCCGGCGGGCCGCGGGCCGGGAGCGTGACCCGCCGGGCCGCGCGGTCGGTCCGTGCGCGGCGGGAACGGTCCCGGCGTCCTCACCGGGCGGAGCGGCCCCGCTCGCCGGGCGGGGCCCTCCCGTCGCACGGTGCCGACCCGCCGGCCCGCCCCACAGCGAACCCCGCAGAGGTCCCCGCGGACGGCCACGGCCGGTCCTGTGGCGCATGCGCCCGTCCGAGGCCGCCCCGCGGCCGGGTCCACTGGTGGCAGAAGGTGATCGAAGCATCATGGGCAGGACGTTAGGCAGGTCCGCCCGACCCCGCTGAGAGGGATCAAATCTCGTGGACAGAGCGCCTGTTGTGGATAACTCGGTCACTCGGACGAGTGGTTGCGCTCCACGCCACCCGCCCTCGCCGGCGTCTAGCGGGACGACACCACGACACCCAGCAGTCCGGGGCCGGTGTGCGCCCCGATCACGGCGCCGACCTCGCTGACGTGCAGTTCGGCGAGCCCGCCCACCCGGTCGCGCAGCCGGTCGGCCAGGGCCGAGGCGCGCTCGGGCGCGGCCAGGTGGTGGACCGCGATGTCCACCGGCCCCGCCCCCGCCCGCTCGACCGCGATCTCCTCCAGCCGGGCGATGGCCCTCGACGCGGTGCGCACCCGCTCCAGGGGCTCGATCCGGCCACCCTCCAACTGGAGCAGGGGCTTCACGGCGAGCGCCGATCCGAACAGCGCCTGCGCGGCGCCGATGCGGCCGCCCCGGCGCAGGAAGTCGAGTGTGTCGACGTAGAAGTAGGCGGAGGTCCCGGCGGCGCACTTCTCCGCCGCCGCCACCGACTCGTCCAGCGAACCGCCCGTGCCGGCCGTTCCGGCGGCGGCCAGTGCGCAGAAGCCGAGGGCCATCGCGACCATGCCGGTGTCCACCACTCGCACCGGAACCGGTGCGTCCTTCGCCGCGAGGACCGCCGCGTCGTAGGTGCCGGACAGCTCCGCGGACAGATGGAGTGAGACGATGCCGGTCGCCCCGGCCTCCGCACAGGCCCGGTAGGCCGCGGCGAACGTCTCGGGGCTCGGCCGGGAGGTCGTCACCGGCCTGCGCTTCTGCAGTGCGGCGGCGAGCGAGCGGGCCGAGATCTCGGTGCCCTCCTCGAGGGCCTGGTCCCCGAGGACCACGGTCAGCGGCACCGCGGTGATGCCGTGCCGCTCCATCGCCGGTGCCGGCAGGTAGGCCGTTGAATCGGTCACGATCGCGACATGGCGGGACATGAGCGGGAGGTTACCCGCAGGAGCTCCCGCGAAGCAGCCCCGCCCCCTCCTCAGGACGTCACGGGCCGCGGACGCGGCGGCCCCGTGCGTCCTCGCCGCCGGGGCGACGCGCCGGCTCACCGTTCCGCCCCGCACCGGACACCGCGCACGAACGACCCGGCCACCGAGGCGCCGGGTCACAGCGCCGAAGCCGAACCGAGGCACCGGAGCACGGCCAACCCGCCGCCCCCGCACCCGGCCCGCCGACGGGCACACCCGTCAGCGGCGTGCACCGCCCCGCACCGGTCTCAGTTGGTGGTCTCGGGACGGGCCGACTTCTGCCACGTGTAGGTCATCTGCTGACGCGGGTCGCGCGCCGTGATCGCCTGCGGCTGGTCGGCTGCCCGCTGTCTCCGCCCGTCCCCCGCGCCTCCGGCGTCCGCGGCGGCGTCGGACGGCGCCGCCGGGCCCGCAGGCTCCTGCGCGCCCTGCCCGGCGGCCGGCCAGGACACCGTCTCCGCGGTGCGCGGCGCCTCGGTGGCGGCGGGCGACGACGTGCCGCGTGCCGTGTCGTCTCCCCGGGGCTCCTCCGTCCAATGCCGGAGCGCGCCCGCCTCCATGTCGATCTGCGAGCTCAGCACATCGAGGTCGTCGGCGGCGAACCGCTGCGCCCGGTCCCTGGCCGCCCAGCGGAGCGATTCGGCGGCGCGGGTGATCTGCTCGGTGCGGCGGCGCAGGTCGGGCAGCATCGAGGACACCGCGGCCCGGTCCGGGTCGCGCTCGAGCCGCTTGAGGTCGCCGTCCAGTTCGTGTCCGTGGGCGCTGAGGCGACGGAACAGGTCCAGTGACTCGGACAGCGACGCGTCCTCCGACGCGCCGGCGTCCAGGGCGTCCTGGGTGGCCCGCATGGAGGTCCGCAGGGACAGCCTGAGCTGCGCCAACTCGCCCGCCACACCGACCTGGCCGAAGCTCTTGGCCCGGAGCGTGGTCTCCTCGACGGTGCGCCGCGCCTGGGTGACCGTGCGTTCGACGCCGCGCTTGGCCGCGCCCACGACCTTCACCCCCGCGTACACCCCCAGGGCGACGAAGGCGAGGAAGAGCACCGCCAGGATCCAGATGACTTCTCCCACGAGCGGCCCCTTCGGCCTCGAATCCGGTCGTCGCACCCCCGCGCCCGCGGGTGCGGGACGTCCCGCTCCACTCGTGCACAGTGGTTCTTCCACGGTAAACGGAAAGGACAGGCCGAGGGTTCCGCCGGAACCCCCAACCTGCCCGTAGGGGACAGCCCTCAATCCCCATCGGCCCGGTGACGGCGGGCGGCACGCCGTTGGCGGCGCCCGCCGTCACCGGGCGAGCGGTCAGATCACGATGTTGACCAGCTTCGGCGCCCTGACGATCACCTTGCGGACGGCGGCGCCGCCCAGCGCGTTGACGACGGCCGCCTCGCCCAGGGCCAGTGTCTCCAGGTCGGCGTCGCCGATCGTGGGCGGAACCTCCAGGCGGGCCTTGACCTTGCCCTTGATCTGCACGACGCAGGTGACGGTCTCGTCCACCACGTAGGCGGGGTCGGCGACCGGGAAGTCGGCGTGCACGACCGAGCCGGTGCGGCCCAGCCGGTGCCACAGCTCCTCGGCGATGTGCGGGGCCAGCGGCGCCATCAGCAGCACCAGGGACTCCGCCACCGACCGGGACAGCGGGGCGGCGGTCTTGGTCAGGTGGTTGTTCAGCTCGGTGATCTTGGCGATCGCCGTGTTGAACCGCATCGCGGCCAGATCCTGGCCCGCGCCGTCGATCGCCTTGTGCAGGGCGCGCAGCGTGTTCTCGTCGGGCTCGGTGTCCACGACGGTGACCTCGCCGGTCGCCTCGTCGACGATGTTGCGCCACACGCGCTGCAGCAGTCGGTACTGGCCGACGACCGCGCGGGTGTCCCAGGGACGCGAGACGTCCAGGGGGCCCATGGCCATCTCGTACAGCCGCAGGGTGTCCGCCCCGTACTCGGCGCAGATCGCCTCCGGCGTGACCGCGTTCTTCAGGGACTTGCCCATCTTGCCCAGCTCGCGCTTGACCGGCTCGCCCTCGAAGAAGAACGCGCCGTCGCGCTCCTCGACCTCGGTGGCGGTCACCGGGAAGCCGCGGCTGTCGCGGTACACGTAGGCCTGGATCATGCCCTGGTTGAACAGCTTGTGGAACGGCTCGGCGGACGAGACGTGCCCCAGGTCGAACAGGACCTTGGACCAGAAGCGCGCGTACAGCAGGTGCAGCACCGCGTGCTCGGCGCCGCCGACGTACAGGTCGACACCGCCGTGGGGCATGCCCTCGCGCGGGCCCATCCAGTACTGCTCGACCGCCGGGTCGACCAGCTGCGTGCTGTTGTGCGGGTCCAGGTAGCGCAGCTCGTACCAGCACGAACCCGCCCAGTTGGGCATGGTGTTGGTCTCACGCCGGTACTTCTTCGGGCCGTCGCCCAGGTCCAGCGTGACGTCGACCCAGTCCTCGTTGCGCGACAGCGGCGTCTCGGGCCGGGTGTCGGCGTCGTCCGGGTCGAAGGTGCGGGGCGAGTAGTCGTCGACCTCGGGCAGTTCCAGCGGCAGCATCGACTCGGGCAGCGCGTGGGCGACACCGTCCTCGTCGTAGACGATCGGGAAGGGCTCGCCCCAGTACCGCTGGCGGCTGAACAGCCAGTCGCGCAGGCGGAAGTTGATGGTGCCCTCGCCGGCGCCCCGGGCGACCAGCCACTCGATGATGCGGCTCTTGGCCTCGGCGACGTCCAGGCCGTTCAGCGAGATCTCGTCGTTGGCCGAGTTGATCGCCGGGCCCTGGCCGGTGAACGCCTCGCCCTCCCAGCCCTCGGGCGGCTGCACGGTGCGGATCACCGGCAGCCCGAAGGCCTCGGCGAACTCCCAGTCCCGCTCGTCCTGTCCGGGGACCGCCATGATCGCGCCGGTGCCGTAGCCCATCAGCACGTAGTCGGCGACGAAGACCGGCACGCGCCCGCCCGTGACGGGGTTGACCGCGTAGGCGCCGGAGAAGACGCCCGTCTTGTCCTTGTGCTCGGTCTGGCGCTCGACGTCGCTCTTGGTCTGCGCCTGCTTGCGGTAGGCGGCGACGGCCTCGGCCGGGGTGGCGGCGCCTCCCGTCCACTGGGCGGGGACGCCGGCGGGCCATTCGGCAGGCAGGATCGAGTCGATCAGGCCGTGCTCGGGGGCCAGCACCATGTAGGTGGCGCCGAACAGGGTGTCCGGCCGGGTGGTGAAGACGGTGATCGCCTCGCCGCCCTCGCCGTCGACGGCGAAGTCGACCCGCGCGCCCTCGGAGCGGCCGATCCAGTTGCGCTGCTGCAGCTTGATGGCCTCGGGCCAGTCCAGCGCGTCCAGGTCGTCCAGCAGGCGGTCCGCGTAGGCGGTGATGCGCATGTTCCACTGGCGCAGCTTGGACTTGAAGACGGGGAAGTTGCCGCGCTCGGACCGGCCGTCCGCGGTCACCTCCTCGTTGGCCAGGACGGTGCCCAGGCCCGGGCACCAGTTGACCGGGGCCTCCGAGGCGTACGCCAGGCGGTACTCGCCCAGGACGTCGGCGCGCTCGGGGCCGCTCAGCTCGCTCCAGGCACGCCCGCCCGGCACCTCACGGGAGCCGTCCTCGAAGGCGGCGACGAGGTCGGCGATCGGCCGGGCCCGCTGCGCCTCGGTGTCGTACCAGGAGTTGAAGATCTGCAGGAAGATCCACTGGGTCCACTTGTAGTAGTCCGGCTCGATCGTGGCGATCGACCGGCGCTTGTCGTGGCCCAGGCCCAGGCGGCGCAGCTGGGACTTCATGTTGGCCATGGCCGCCTCGGTGGACACCCGCGGGTGCGTACCGGTGGCGACGGCGTGCTGCTCGGCCGGCAGGCCGAAGGCGTCGAAGCCCAGGGTGTGCAGGACGTTGTGCCCGGTCATCCGCTGGTGGCGGGCGTAGACGTCGGTGGCGATGTAGCCCAGGGGGTGGCCGACGTGCAGTCCCGCACCCGAGGGGTAGGGGAACATGTCCATGATGAACTTTTTGGGACGGGCGACGACCGCCGGGTCGCCGGCCAGGTCGCCGGTCGGGTTGGGCGCCTCGTACGTCCCGTCGGCGTCCCAGGTGTCCTGCCAGCGTGCCTCGATGTCGGCGGCCATGGCCGCCGTGTAACGATGCTGGGCTGCTGCCTCGGCAGCAGGGTTCGTATCGCTCATGATCCTTGAAGCTCCATCGATCGTCTCTGCCGGCTGCCGCGACTGCCGCTGTCCCGCCGGCGGCCGATCCCTGCCGGTGGGAAATGAAAAATCCCCTCGCACAGGAGGGGACGCCGCGCCGATTCCGACGGATTCTTTCCTACGTCGGGACTGATCAGCGCGGCTCGCTAAGCAGAAGGCGTACGGCACGCATGGCGTCAGGGTACCGCAGGCGGCGAAGACGCCGCATTCGGCTTCCGCGCAGGAGCCCCGGGGGCCGAACGGCACCCTCCCGACCGGCGCGAAAGCACCGTCCGGCGGCACTCCGACGATCAGGCCGTTGAGGTTACTCCGCGTATCAACCGTATCCAGGGCAAGCCAAGAACGCGCCGTCCGCCCGTCACCTCGGATAACTGCGAAACCTCGTACTGAGCAGTATGGGCCGACCTAGAGTGCGTCAACGGGACCGCTTTCCCGCACCATTCGGAGTCGCCCCATGAACCCTCGTCTCACCCGGCGTTCGTCGCCGGACGCCGGCCCGGGACTCAGCCGCCCGGTACAAGGCGGCCTCTGCGCGGCCGCGTTGATCCTCGTCCCCGCACTCGCCGTCGGAGGCAGTGACAGCTTCCGCGCGGCACTCGACTTCACCACCGGTGTCCTCTCCCTGGTGTCGCTGACCGCCTCCGTCGCGTGGGGGCTGCTCGCCACCGACCGGCTGCTCCTCTCGCCGCGCCACCGGCTGCTCGCCCAGGGCATCCACCGGGCCACCGCGATCGCCTCGCTCGGCTTCCTGCTGCTGCACGCCACCGTGAAGGTGTCCCTCGGGCACGTCTCGCTGATCGGCGCCCTGATCCCGTTCGGACTGGGGGTGACGGGCACCTCGGCGCTGATCGGCTTCGGCTCGCTGGCCGGCCTCCTGATGGTCGTCGCCGCGACCACGGGCGCCCTGCGCAGCGCGCTCGCGGGCAACAGCAGGGTGGCCGGCCGCTGGCGTCCGCTGCACATGCTGGCCTACCCGGCCTGGTGCTTCGCCCTCGTGCACGGCCTGTACGCGGGCCGCCCCGCGGCGACCTGGGTGACCGCCATGTACTGCCTGGCGCTGGCCGCCGTCGCGACGGCGGTGTCGGTGCGGCTGCTCCCCCGGCACCTGCAGCGGCGGGTCGCGGACTCGGTCGTGTCGCTGACCGGCGGGGTCGCCCGTCCGCCCGCCGCGGAGGAGCAGGCCCAGCGCGACCTGCGCGTCTCTCCGCTGCCGGGCGCGGGCACGGTGAACGAAACGGGCCGTCCGCCCGTATCCGCCGGCATGGACCGTATGGACCGCGTGACCGGCGTGCCCCCGCAGCGCCCCTACGAGGAGGACGCCCAGGCCCTCTTCGGGCGGACGCGCCCGCAGCCTCCCCGGCTGGCCGCGCCCTCGCCCCCGCTGTACGAGGCCCCGCTGTACGAGGCCCCGCCGCCGGAGGGTTCGCCCGTGGTCGTGCCGCAAGGCCGCGTCCCGGGCCGGGGCCCGGGAATGGCCGCCGCGTACCG
It encodes the following:
- the leuS gene encoding leucine--tRNA ligase, with the protein product MSDTNPAAEAAAQHRYTAAMAADIEARWQDTWDADGTYEAPNPTGDLAGDPAVVARPKKFIMDMFPYPSGAGLHVGHPLGYIATDVYARHQRMTGHNVLHTLGFDAFGLPAEQHAVATGTHPRVSTEAAMANMKSQLRRLGLGHDKRRSIATIEPDYYKWTQWIFLQIFNSWYDTEAQRARPIADLVAAFEDGSREVPGGRAWSELSGPERADVLGEYRLAYASEAPVNWCPGLGTVLANEEVTADGRSERGNFPVFKSKLRQWNMRITAYADRLLDDLDALDWPEAIKLQQRNWIGRSEGARVDFAVDGEGGEAITVFTTRPDTLFGATYMVLAPEHGLIDSILPAEWPAGVPAQWTGGAATPAEAVAAYRKQAQTKSDVERQTEHKDKTGVFSGAYAVNPVTGGRVPVFVADYVLMGYGTGAIMAVPGQDERDWEFAEAFGLPVIRTVQPPEGWEGEAFTGQGPAINSANDEISLNGLDVAEAKSRIIEWLVARGAGEGTINFRLRDWLFSRQRYWGEPFPIVYDEDGVAHALPESMLPLELPEVDDYSPRTFDPDDADTRPETPLSRNEDWVDVTLDLGDGPKKYRRETNTMPNWAGSCWYELRYLDPHNSTQLVDPAVEQYWMGPREGMPHGGVDLYVGGAEHAVLHLLYARFWSKVLFDLGHVSSAEPFHKLFNQGMIQAYVYRDSRGFPVTATEVEERDGAFFFEGEPVKRELGKMGKSLKNAVTPEAICAEYGADTLRLYEMAMGPLDVSRPWDTRAVVGQYRLLQRVWRNIVDEATGEVTVVDTEPDENTLRALHKAIDGAGQDLAAMRFNTAIAKITELNNHLTKTAAPLSRSVAESLVLLMAPLAPHIAEELWHRLGRTGSVVHADFPVADPAYVVDETVTCVVQIKGKVKARLEVPPTIGDADLETLALGEAAVVNALGGAAVRKVIVRAPKLVNIVI